Proteins from a single region of Theobroma cacao cultivar B97-61/B2 chromosome 10, Criollo_cocoa_genome_V2, whole genome shotgun sequence:
- the LOC18587011 gene encoding uncharacterized protein LOC18587011, which yields MPFGLKNAGATYQLAMVPLFHDMMHREVEVYVDDMIVKARKTKDHATNLERLFKRLQKFQLRLNPTKCTFGVNSGKLLGFVVSERGIEVDPDKVQAIRDLPPPKMQKEVRGFLGSVGTTCGRETPPFYLTVNERSMGCVLGQHDETSKKEKAVYYLSKKFTEYESKYSSLEKMCCALAWTAYRLRQYMLYHTSLLIAKLDPIKYIFEKPSLSGRVVRWQVLLSEYDIVYVSQKAIKGSAIADFLAKRVEEDYELMDFEFPNKDLMSVCQTNKEESKEKENWKMFFDGASNALGHGIGVVLVSPEGDHYPVIAKLNFYCTNNVVEYETCVMGLQEAIERKIHILEVYGDSTWVIYQLRGEWEARDSKLIQYHKYASKLIENFNKICFTHLPREENQMADALATLAAMFKVGTDVKIQPIMINLRECPTHCSSVKEEVDGKLWYHDIVHYLKFQQYPKQNSENDKKIIRRLAMNFFLDGDILYKRSRDQVLLRCVDSAEARRIVEEVHEGICGAHASGHMLAKQVMRAGYY from the exons ATGCCATTTGGTTTGAAGAATGCTGGGGCAACTTATCAACTAGCCATGGTACCCCTTTTCCATGACATGATGCACAGAGAGGTTGAggtgtatgtggatgatatgatTGTAAAAGCTCGTAAAACAAAGGACCATGCGACCAATCTTGAAAGGTTATTTAAGAGGTTACAGAAGTTTCAACTCAGATTAAATCCGACAAAGTGCACTTTTGGAGTCAATTCAGGAAAGTTACTTGGTTTTGTCGTCAGTGAAAGAGGAATAGAAGTTGACCCGGATAAGGTTCAAGCAATTCGTGATTTGCCTCCTCCCAAAATGCAGAAAGAAGTTAGAGGATTCTTGGGAAG TGTTGGTACCACCTGTGGCCGGGAGACCCCTCCTTTTTACTTGACAGTAAATGAAAGATCCATGGGATGTGTGTTGGGACAGCATGATGAAACtagtaagaaagaaaaggcAGTTTACTACTTGAGTAAAAAGTTCACTGAGTACGAGTCCAAGTATTCCTCGTTGGAAAAGATGTGTTGTGCTTTAGCATGGACGGCGTATCGACTTAGGCAGTACATGCTATATCATACCAGTTTGCTCATTGCGAAGTTGGATCCTATTAAATACATCTTCGAGAAACCATCTTTATCAGGTAGAGTGGTAAGATGGCAAGTGTTGTTGTCTGAATATGATATTGTATATGTGTCCCAAAAAGCTATCAAAGGAAGTGCAATCGCAGATTTTCTGGCGAAAAGGGTGGAGGAGGATTATGAACTAATGGATTTTGAGTTCCCAAATAAGGACCTAATGTCGGTTTGTCAAACAAATAAGGAGGAATCAAAGGAGAAAGAGAATTGGAAAATGTTTTTCGATGGAGCTTCGAATGCCTTGGGGCATGGCATAGGGGTCGTGTTAGTGTCACCAGAAGGAGATCATTATCCCGTCATAGCTAAACTCAACTTCTATTGCACCAATAATGTGGTTGAATATGAAACTTGTGTCATGGGTCTTCAAGAAGCAATCGAGAGGAAAATTCACATTTTAGAAGTGTATGGGGATTCTACTTGGGTTATTTATCAATTGCGAGGAGAATGGGAGGCACGTGACTCAAAGTTAATCCAGTATCATAAGTATGCTTCAAAactgattgaaaattttaataagatttGCTTCACCCATTTGCCTCGAGAGGAAAACCAAATGGCTGATGCATTAGCCACGTTGGCAGCAATGTTCAAAGTTGGTACCGATGTCAAGATTCAACCCATCATGATTAATCTTCGAGAGTGCCCCACACACTGCTCTAGTGTAAAGGAAGAAGTAGACGGGAAATTGTGGTACCATGATATTGTGCATTATCTCAAGTTTCAGCAGTATCCGAAACAAAACtcagaaaatgataagaaaatcaTTAGAAGGTTGgcaatgaatttctttttggatgGGGACATCttatacaagagaagtagGGATCAAGTGCTTTTGAGATGTGTGGATTCAGCCGAAGCTCGGAGAATAGTTGAGGAAGTCCACGAAGGAATTTGTGGGGCACATGCAAGTGGGCATATGTTGGCAAAACAGGTCATGAGAGCAGGGTATTACTAG